Genomic segment of Passer domesticus isolate bPasDom1 chromosome 4, bPasDom1.hap1, whole genome shotgun sequence:
ATGTTTATTGGGAGCTAACATTATAGCCAGACATTAACTGCCCTGGAAACAATCATCCAAGCCCATCAAAACTTATTGCAGTTTtctattttctggttttgtatgTCTCACTATGTAATTTATTCAGATGTGACCAAGGGATTTAGTGTTGAGGCCAAACAAgttacagaagagaaaaactgTTTCTTGATGTGTACTTAACTTTTAATGCAGCATGCACTTGGAAGCCATGAGAGAGTTAAATCTGCCCCAGACCTcaccagctgctctgtgcactTCCGAAATAACCTTGGGAAGGAGCTAGCCACAATTtgtgtcccagctcccagaaTGCCAGGCATTCACACATCACAGCAACAGATGCTCCATTACAGCACTGCAGctttctgtgctggcacacttTCATTTGTTCCCAGCCATCATCCACACTGACCTCCTACAGACCTCAGATCAAAATCAAAgcagggaaaactgcagccaGAATCCCAGACAAAATGCAGCTCTCCCTCAGTAGGATATTACCTGACAAACCAAAAGCACACCAGAGCTCAGCTACAGTCACAGTAATTATCACAAAATGACTGTCATTAAGACAGTGCCTACATTAGTAAAATTAGCATATAACAAAGGAACCTGGCAGAACTCTTTCCATCCCAAGAAACCAGCATCAAATTTTTCCTGTTACTTATCATGACAAAACAAGATGTGATTGGCCCATACAAAACCAAGAAGCATATCCTGGTTGTTCAAATAGGTCACAAGATTTCCTTAGATATTGTGGAAAAAGATGGCCCTTAACTTCAGCTTCACTCCCAAGAATCTTGGAAAATATTTATCAGTACCCCAGATAGCTGGGTGAAGTTTCTATTTCCACAGACCTTCTGTGTCACGACTGACACTgacaattttctttctgcattatGAAGGGATTTCAAAGCAAAATCTTCCCAAGCACACAGAACAGTCTCTACATCAGTTCCTTTTCACATAAGTGTTTGCCAAAAAGATGATACtcatgggaaaatattttttttacgCTCAACTAGGAATGTTCAAACAAGTTCATTCCTATAACCGTATGAAAATTATGACACAGAGCAAGCATGAGAATGAATGCAAACAAACCCCATCTGTGAACTTACACTTGAAACAATGTACACATAACTGGTATAGAAAACTCAGATACTAATTAATGAAAGAGCAGCAatgcttgaattttttttttttccaaaacatgcATGAGACATTTAATCTAGAGCTGGTTGTGTAACCTGAAATACCCTAGCCTTAAATCCCCTTCCCTTCTATAACCTGCTCTTACCTACAGTGAAAAGGTATCTGTGCCTGAAAGGCACTATGCATTATTTCAtattctttgtttcagaatttgTATCCCTTGCAAGCAAACAGATCTGAAACTCCAGCCAAAAAACAAGTCCCTGAACTGGTATACAGCAGTTTTCAATGCACAGCATACAGTGGTCAAGCAACTTTGAATTAGCACAGTCAAAAAAAAGCTCTGAGCATTAGAGTGCTCCCATGACAGCTGATGTGGAAGTCTTCAGGCAGAAGATGAACAGTGGGTGGCAGCCACCTCCAGTCCTCCAGCTCTTCACCTGATGAGCTCACCAGCCAAAAGTCCTATAAACCATCTCCCACTAGGTCTGCATTTTTTTTATGGGCCCTCTGGGAATCCAGACAGAGGTCATCTCTATGGTCACTGTGTCATGCAGCTATTCCAGGAAGCTGGAACAACTGAAAACATTGCATTTGGGCACAGAAGTGTCAGGAGGCTGAGCTGTTTCATTCACAGGCCTGACAAGTTCATGTGAGGGGATTTTGTGGCCTTTTGTCTCCTCTGTTTTCTGCTCTGTCCTGGCAGGTGTCATTAATAATCCTTTTGTGGATTTCACTTGGTCTGACCTCTGTTTGGGAGGGAGACTACAGTAAATCCTCTTGAAGGACCAGGGAGAAGCCTGGGTGTTATtccagcaccagctctgcctgctttaGAGAGAACCCCCAGACAGCTACATGGGTAGAACATGGGAGAGGTGGTGAATGTTTACACCAGTGCGCCTTTTGATAGGTGTTTCTTAGTAGACAGTTACCATGTGGAAGGAAATAATCCTTGCAATCCCTGTTTAGGACAGGACATGTGTACACACAAACAGGGCTTTTTCAGTCCCATCACCAGGATATCAAGTGGCAGCAAAAACGGCACAAAATGTTCTGCCCCATAAAAATCTCAGATGCTAATGAAACCATAACAAGTGCCAGGGAGCCAGCTTTCCTGTGTTCTGGGAAAGCAAACACAGATTTGATGTGCCGGGGGTCTCACATTCCACCAAAAACAAACAGCTTCAAGGGTTAAAGTCAGCAGAAGACAGATGTGCTGCCTTTTCCCATCAGCCACCCATATCCTGTGCCAAGTCTGCTTGAGACCACAGTGACAACTTAGGCTGAGGCAGCCTAAGAATCTCTTGCATAGCACAGGTTTGGAAACATTCATCCTTCCCTCAACAGCTGCTTTCAGAAGGTCTTCAAGGAATAATTTGGAATACAGAGGCAACTGGACAATGAAACCCTCAGATCATGGCTATAAATACTGCCTTTCCCCACGGCTATTTTAGTTAAGGGCTAGTCATGCCACCCTTACACATATTATTCAATCCACTTGCATTAACTACTCAGAAAATGTGTTATTAATGAATTAACTTTCCAAAAGCTCATTTAGCTCCTAATTCCATCAGCTTTCAGTAAGATGCCCAATTGTCATACATCGCAGAGCCTGTATCTCAAATGGACAGAACCAAGTGTCTCCCAGGTCTCTGCTGGGAAAGTTTCTGCACCTGATACCTTTTTCAACCTAGAAATGAAACAACACACACTTTCAGGGTAATATTAGTGTAGGAGGTAATATAGAATCTGGTCTTCATTAGAGGCCTCTGGAGGCAGTTATGGACAAATGTCCACAAAAGTCCACCCCTCAGAGGAGTGCACACAGTTTTACAAGTTTGGTGAATTAGCATAATTGTCAAAACCCACCAATTAGGAGCACACGGGCTGATGCAGTCAGAAGTGAGAGGAAAGCTAATGTCTTTACAAACAATTTGACAGTTGAATATATGGGTCTTAACTTCTCTATTAACTTTGAGCAGCAGGTTTGTTGCAGAGCCAGAGACCTTGGCTCCTGAAACAGACAAGGGTCTACACAAGCCTGAACTTTGGGGTAAAGTAACAGGTTCAAGGAGGAAACATGTGGCTGTTTGGGAAGGCTGTACCTTCCTAGTGTCACTGAAACTGCAGGGAAATCAAGAGCCCTCcaacattatttttaatgttaaagAATCAAGGCATTACTTTTTCTAGCCAGAAAGtgcaacaaaaataattttaatccaCACATAGCCCAGACAAATATTCCAAACAGTCCCCGGAGCTGGAGTCGCTGGTGCCCAATGCCCTGGATTATATCAGAATCGTCAAGGAATTGGAGAATTCCCAGGATAAAAACAAGAATGTGCAGCAGATCTTGACCAACACCACCATCATGGTGGTCAGTGTGGTGGCAAGGCGGGGCAGCAGCTGTCAGAGGAGGTGCTGGGCAGGATTGAGGGTGCTTGTGACATGGCGCTGGCACTGAGCAGGGCCAAGCTGTGCATCTACGAGTACATGGAGTCCTGAGTGTCCTTCATCACCCCCAACCTCTCCCTCATCCTCGGGGCCTCCATGGCTGCCAAGGTCAGGGGGTGGCAGGGGGCCTGACCCCGCTGTCCAAGCTGCCAGCCTGCAACACCCTCCTGTCGGGGCTTtctccagctccatcctgccccTCACCGGCTTCAACCCCACAGTGACATtgcccaggccctgctgccagaTTTGAGAAGGAAAACAGCGTGGCTCATGGTGGCCAAGTGCATGCTGGCAGCCAGGGGGGACAGCTTCCATGAGAGCAGGTGGAAAGGCGGGATATGAACTGAGGGAGGAGATCGAGCACAAGTTCGACAAGTGCAGGAGCCCGCCCCAGTGAAGCCACTGCCAGCGCCGCTGGACGCTCCCCGCTGAGGGAGAAGAGAAAGGGCCAGCGGTAGTGGAAGATGAAGGAACGCTTGGGCCTGACAGAGATGCACAAACAGGCCAACAGGATGAGCTTTGGGGAGATCGAGGAGGATGTCTACCAAGGAGGACCTCGCCTGGGCCACCTGGGcaaggccagcagtggccacctgtgccagggccaggTCAACGAGGCCACCAAGGCCCAGATCAGGAAAGCCCTGCAGAGGGTCATCCACAGGGGCAAATCCATGATCCGGGACTGAGATGCAGCTCAGGCACGGCCTCGAGCGTAGCCTTCACCCCTGTAGGGGTTGGAGATTGTGAACCTGCAGGCGGCCGCAAAGAAAGTGGCCGAGACcaagcagaaatatttctccTGCATGGCCAACTTTGTCAAAGGGAACAAAAATGGGATCTCCATTCCCCCAACCCCACTGGGATCCCCAAATCCTACCCTGCAACCCCCAAACTCCTGAGGATTCCACCCCAATGTCACTTCCCCAAACTTTTTATAAATATTGGAATTTGTGGTTGGAGTGTCTTGGGGCAGTTTTGGAGGGATTGATGGCGGGGGAGGTCAGGGGGTCCTAGATGGATTTTAGGGGGCCCTGAATAGAATTTGGAAGtcccagggggaaaaaaatttaaaaatacatagacTACTGAGTTACAAGTATATGTGTAAAAAATGCAGAgaatatataaaacaaaaaaaggcacaaaTCAATAGGCATCACACCCACTTTGATATTTAAGAAGTTACCATGGTAACACCTGCACTGCAGCCCAGAATGAAGCAGGCCTTGCTACAAGTCCTCTGCTAGAACTATTGGAGCCTGACTTTTTATTCCTTACAGTACATCAGGGCTAAAATATCAGCCCAAAAAGGAGACAGCTAAACCCTGGCCACTAAGTAGAACATTTAATGAGCAAATAACTGGAGGCAGAACTGATGATTTTCCTGGGCATTTAATTGACTGAATCTTATGCCAGAAACTTAAAGCAGAAGAAACTGATTAAGAACTGGGCCTGGATTAAATTGTGTTTGTGAATTTTACAGCCTCAAAATAATCTAATATTACAGATGCCAAACTCATATATTAGCACACCTTCCTAAAATGAGAAATATGTTCCTGGGAGAGCACATCACATTAAGCAGTACACAGGTCtcaagttggttttttttaatatctccaaaaaaatatatacagtCTCCTTGTAATCCTAAGAGTCCTCTCCATCCCCTTGAAATCCATCACCCATGGCACCATGAATTCTGGAGCACCTGCATGTGTTTGGTTTGTTAACACAAGCcctgtttattttctgtcagtcagagcaggcagctgctcactcactctGCACCAGTGAGCCCTGGCTCACTGTGTCCTTAACTCTCCCACTTTAATCTCAGAAGAGGGCTGATGTGCAAGATATTGACCTTATCTTCTAAAGGAAGGCATGGAAATATAAACATGTTCCATAACAGCAGCTTGGGAAGAGTTACTTGACAGAAGGAGCGAATTCCTGTCTGCTTTGTTGTATCACTTCAGGCAAGCTCTTATTTTGCCCACAAAAAGTTCAAAGACACCTCTCCTGACATCTTCTCCTGTGCCTGCCTGGCACAAGCTGCTCAACAAGCCTTCATAACATGAAAAGGCATCTCAATCATTACTGACCTAAAAGGTTGTGAGTAATATCAGATCTAAAAATGCCtgaaaagttttatttccacCTTAGTGTTATTCCACATTCCACCTAATGATGAAAAATAATGGTAAATACCAACTCTGCAGTCATGgattaagaaaaacaaagaggcccattttttaaaaataatcacttCAAAAGACACCTTATCTTCTGTATCAAAAGCAATAGGTAATTGAGAAAGCTAAAAGGATAATTCACTTTGGCCAATGCCAGAAACTTCTTTATCCatcacaaaattaaaataccaCTGAAACAAAAGACCCATAAAATAGAAGTTATCCTATGGAGACACATACCTGTATAACCCATTAAGTACAACTGTCATTGTTGCATTTAGTGAAAAAAGTGTAATGGTTCTGCTTACTGGGGAATTTTGTAATTCTAAATTTCATCTGGGCCATTCTTCCAGCTCCTTCAACTGCCAGTTCTTGTGGGTTTTGTTACGCAGGCCCTAGGAATACACAGACCAGCTGCAACAGCTGGGATCCAGTTTCACTTTCTGCCTTATCTCATGGATCTACAAACACTTAATGACTTAATGTCAACCTTCAGAAAATTAATCCAGATCACACCCTTTGAAGCACAGCATGCTGCTTTCTTTAGTTTGCTTTTGTGGGGAACTTCTGCACAAGTCCAGGCCTCCATCAGCTGCATGATTCCTCCCAACATCTGTAGCACTGGAAACATCAGACCAGATACCTTGAAGACTATTAGTAACAGAATGAGGTAGCtataacaaacaaaacaacaataaatGTGCTCAGCTGGTTCCAGTTTTCTCCTCTTACCTCTGCCTACACCTGTATTTTGTTCCACCACTCTCATGCCATAAAGTCAGCTTCCTTGCAAGCACACTTTCTGTTTATAATTTGGAGTCAATGCAGAAATTACTCACAATTAGGCATTACATTTTTCTGAAGATATTAACTCCTGTTTATTTCAAAGTAAAATTCTACATGTCCTGAGTTCCTcttaaaaatgtttataaatCATACcacaaggggttttttttggaaatcATGGTAACTTGGCTGTGTACACATACGTCTCCCACTGTTTATAGCAAGGTTTGTGGCAGCTTTTTGCTGCTTTCCTAAGAAAAGTAAAGCTCATCTATTTCCTAAAAAAAGCTGTCTACTGATTTCTAAAAGCAAAGTAGCTGAAGAGCACTTTTGATTTCATGCATTATCTGGCAGCTGGCTACCAAAAAATGTTCCCAAATACTGAGCTTTAACAGCAATTTGATACCAAAGGCACCAAGCTTAAAAATAACGTTTTGAAGACAGAGAGATTTTTGAAGGAATCACAACAGAGTGaatccagagaagggcaattgACCTGGGGAAGGGTCTAGAGGACAAGTCCTGGGAGAAGCTcagggggctggggttgtttaggctggagaaaaggaggctcagggttCACCTTAtcctctctacaactgcctgaaaggaggtaGTGGAAAGGTGGAGGAAAAGTGGAAAGGTTCTCCAGGACAACCAGCAACAGGCTAAGAGGAAATGGTCtgaagctgggccaggggaggttcaggttggaaatCAGGAAAAATTCTTTCACTGAAAGGGTGATTGGGCATtagaatgggctgcccagggagtggtggagtgttttcagaagcagctgaatatggcactcagtgctgtggGTTTTGGTCAAAGTGCTTGGTGCTTGatcctggaggtcttttccagccttaatgattctatgaagtCATGAAATGAACTAAGAGAAACAGATAATtgtgtgccagtgctgccagggcagccttAACTGAACCCTGCCATGGTCACACATTGTTTATGTTAATTACAATTAACATTATATTAATTAAAAGTTCTCTGCCAAAGCAGAGCTCATAGCAAGAGGCTTTGATGTTGAAAtggacagccctgtgctgtggtCTGTAAAGCTAAGGGCTTTATTTTGCCAAGCCAGGAATCAAATTCAACCCTCAACACTAACATTCTTACAAATAGCTTGATCCCTTAACAGAAAGCATATTCAATTAATTATTTACACTTGTTTAGTGCATTATTTTACCAAGTCTGTTAAAAATACAAACCTTAACCTCCACCCCACCTCACTCGGAGAAGCATTAGAGATGTACAAGTATCACCTTGTCCTTCTCAGTTATTTAAAAACAACACGAAGACCCCTGACTTGCACACTTGCAGCATCACATGCAATAGCCACACAATTGCAAACTCTTAAAAGCATTCATTTCTCTGCCTGTACTGTTCTCAAACCCCAgcagaacagaaggaaaactaTCTATAGGATATGGGACTGTTGTCCTCGTCCAGTAATAGTGGCACATAGCAGATGACAGAGTGCCTTCCATTTTGAGGTTAATGGAATTccaatgtattttaaattcaaCACCACAGCAAACTTGTGTATATTTGATGCTTCTGTAAACTAAACTAAGGCTCCTCAACACATCCTCTTCAAGACAAAATCATTGTTACAACACACCATCTTCTGCCAGCACTCATAAAGAAACAATTTAAACGATCTCCAATACCTACACATGTTACAAGTGATGCAAAAAACCCATCTCTAATTTTAAACCCTGGAGTTAAAGCCTAGTGATAGATCAAGTGAAGCAAGCTGCAAGCCAGTATTAAGGGAATTTTAAGTCCATGAGAGGAATTTTCAGGTTAAAAAGCCATCATGCCACAGAAAGCTTCGCTGGTATGGTTTTAGCTGAGGTTACCATTTAAAAGTCACACATATAAAAAGCCACTTTTATCAAATAAAGTGCTGCACCTGCTTTTATGCACATATTTTAGCAGCATTGTCAGAGAAGAAGATACTGAAAACATGCAAGTTTAAAACTGAAGACTGGTTAAACATATCATGAATCAGGCCGTGGCAAATCACAACAGTGCTTAATGGACTTTTCATGCAGGCACAGAATCTTACCAAATCAGCCTATTTTTACATGAAATACTATAAAGCCTAGAATTCCTCACATTTTATAGCCCAGAACATGAAATAATTGTTATGAGTTTCTGCAAAAAAGGACAGCatttctctgtctctttttttccaCATCTGAACAAAAACCTTCTCTTTAACTATAGCAAAATTATGAGCTTTCAATCTCACATAGATGCTTACAAAGGCAATGGTTAGAGCCTGCTccaaacagcagagaactgagctggaagagacctctagAGATAACCTATGTGCAATAGGTGCATTGGGCCAGATTATCTGCAACAGACTGTCTGGGACCAGGTTCATGTGGGCTTTGAATAGCTCAAGAATGGAGATTTCACAATCTCTTGGAGAAACCTCTGATCCTTCTTGACCACTTTCATGGGAGAAAGATTTCTTATCTATTGCCTTTTGCCCTTTCACTGGTGTAAGGCAGAGCAGTTCAGCTCTGTCACCTTTAGTGCCTGTAAATGATGACCTTTTCTTTTACTCAGAAGACATCCCGTGAAATCTAAGTTGAATTACCTAAATAAAAACTAGCTCCTCTTAAATTCAAAGTCAAGCTTGGTAAGGAAGCTTGTAGATTAAAAACCCACCTGAATAAAAGAGATGCTTCCAACCTGTGCATGCCTCAGCTCCCACAATCTTTGCACAGGAGAGTGAGCAGCACTTCCAGCCTCTTTTCAAGACCTGCACAATTGACTCAGTTGATACAAAGATAAAGGAATGTACAATTGCTAGAAACAGGCACAGACTGAGCAGCAGGTATGAAAacagcctggagctccagaaTTCTTATTTAGCCTTGAAACAAATGTGAGCTTAGTGAATTTGCAGGGAAGAACAGTCTGCCTCACAGGCTATCCAGGCAACACAgaaatggaggtttttttcAAAGTTTCTTGTACAATAAACTTGAATAGTCTTTTGTTAGACACACTACCAAAACTAACCACACTCTGATCTGGAGACAGGATAAACTTACATGGCTGTGCTCAATTAGCAGCTTCCCTACTCTACTGCTAAATCCAAATCCTTCCCTCCAAAAAAGACagtaaaagtttttttaaaaaaataaataaaatgggcATATTCTAACTGTTCAAGCTGTGCCCATATTCAGCAATTATTTTACCATACCACTAACaaacattaaaagaaaagaaaggatgcAATACAGAAAAGTACAAGATGAGAAGCATTGTTTTTCTAATGAAATGGCAAGACTAAAATACTCACAGCATCTTCTCACACACTTACCAAATGCTACCTGCAGGTACGTTCACACAGAATCCTGCACCTTGAGCATTTAAAACTAGACTCAATAAGCTCAAGAAAACATTGACTAATACTCATTTCTGCTCTGGCAAAGGGAAGGACATGATAGGATCAAAGGATTAGCTATCAACTCCATTAAAGCACCTAACTCTGtttgtgttttcctgcagaTGTTATGACAGTGTAGGACAGGTAGCTACCTAAAGAAGCTTAAGCTTGATGTTCTTAGCAACCTGTAATAAACTTCTTTCTCTCTGCCCTGCTGAACTGAGTAGTTTCTGCTCCCCTCTAAGATAATAAGTAATCCCTACAGGGGAGAACATTTCTTTGTGAATTTTCACATTTCCAAAGAAAATGTTACTCCCTTGATCATACCCTTTAATATTTGTCATACTTCTTTAATTTGGAACCTGTAATACCAAAATTGGTTCTTTATTTCAGCAAATCTAGGATTTTAACAGTATATTTACTTGAATGCAGAGCAAATACAGCCTACAGGACCTACCTTCATTAGAAGTTCTGCCTTTATCTAAACTTTTAAACTGAATCTGACTTGGAAAGAATGAATAT
This window contains:
- the PRPF31 gene encoding LOW QUALITY PROTEIN: U4/U6 small nuclear ribonucleoprotein Prp31 (The sequence of the model RefSeq protein was modified relative to this genomic sequence to represent the inferred CDS: inserted 9 bases in 7 codons; deleted 4 bases in 2 codons; substituted 2 bases at 2 genomic stop codons); translated protein: MGEVVNVYTSAPFDSPDKYSKQSPELESLVPNALDYIRIVKELENSQDKNKNVQQILTNTTIMVVSVVAXAGQQLSEEVLGRIEGACDMALALSRAKLCIYEYMESXVSFITPNLSLILGASMAAKVXGVAGGLTPLSKLPACNTLLSGLXSSSILPLTGFXPHSDIAQALLPDLRRKTAWLMVAKCMLAARGDSFHESXGGKAGYELREEIEHKFDKXQEPAPVKPLPAPLDAPLREKRKGQRXWKMKERLGLTEMHKQANRMSFGEIEEDVYQGGPRLGHLGKASSGHLCQGQVNEATKAQIRKALQRVIHRGKSMIRDRCSSGTASSVAFTPVXGLEIVNLQAAAKKVAETKQKYFSCMANFVKGNKNGISIPPTPLGSPNPTLQPPNS